One Clavibacter zhangzhiyongii genomic region harbors:
- a CDS encoding sensor histidine kinase → MTRALAGAPPRTPDNPISLARIETILGRGAGAFGLLFALQSVQVISGQLGVMRPEWNVAFLVLFFGGLVWTCVAGIFRRGVVPAHTAVAVVFALAVVTWPFAIEPASLADTPQPFLYQELTVATTCAAMAFRLWIAVIYTVAVPLLLGFLEVVMRQGVVTPGDSFLQALYAIILGGSVLMLVTVLRQAALGVDWAQGTALTRYSHAVRQHATEVERVQVDAIVHDSVLTTLLSAARTADPASRALSATMAANAMGHLAAAEQGTDDDASVPLRAVAKRIVDAASALSAPFVLETRDLGTRTVPVATAEAIYSAAVQAMMNSLQHAGTSAETITRRLVISGHGDEGVAIDVVDDGAGFDQRRIPTERLGLRVSIKERVAQAGGLVTIESAPGEGTAVRIRWPAPVEPDADAADAVPRPRARDDRATPPRPDPSEAGR, encoded by the coding sequence GTGACGCGCGCCCTCGCCGGCGCACCGCCCCGCACGCCCGACAACCCCATCAGTCTCGCGCGCATCGAGACGATCCTCGGCCGCGGGGCCGGCGCGTTCGGGCTCCTCTTCGCCCTGCAGTCGGTGCAGGTCATCAGCGGACAGCTCGGGGTCATGCGCCCCGAATGGAACGTCGCGTTCCTCGTGCTGTTCTTCGGCGGCCTCGTCTGGACCTGCGTCGCCGGCATCTTCCGTCGCGGCGTCGTGCCGGCGCACACCGCGGTCGCCGTCGTCTTCGCGCTCGCCGTCGTGACCTGGCCGTTCGCCATCGAGCCCGCGTCGCTCGCGGACACGCCGCAGCCGTTCCTCTACCAGGAGCTCACCGTCGCCACGACGTGCGCGGCAATGGCCTTCCGGCTCTGGATCGCGGTGATCTACACGGTCGCGGTGCCGCTGCTGCTCGGCTTCCTCGAGGTCGTGATGCGCCAGGGCGTGGTCACCCCGGGCGACTCGTTCCTGCAGGCGCTCTACGCGATCATCCTCGGCGGCTCGGTGCTGATGCTCGTCACGGTCCTCCGGCAGGCGGCGCTCGGCGTCGACTGGGCGCAGGGCACGGCGCTCACCCGCTACTCGCATGCGGTGCGGCAGCACGCGACGGAGGTGGAGCGCGTGCAGGTCGACGCGATCGTGCACGACAGCGTCCTCACCACCCTGCTCTCCGCGGCGCGCACCGCGGATCCGGCCTCCCGCGCGCTCTCCGCCACCATGGCGGCCAACGCGATGGGTCACCTGGCCGCCGCGGAGCAGGGCACGGACGACGACGCCTCGGTGCCGCTGCGCGCGGTCGCGAAGCGGATCGTCGACGCCGCCTCCGCCCTCTCGGCGCCCTTCGTGCTCGAGACGCGCGACCTCGGCACGCGCACCGTGCCCGTCGCGACCGCGGAGGCCATCTACTCCGCGGCGGTCCAGGCGATGATGAACAGCCTCCAGCACGCCGGCACCTCGGCCGAGACGATCACGCGACGGCTCGTCATCTCCGGCCACGGCGACGAGGGCGTCGCCATCGACGTCGTCGACGACGGGGCGGGCTTCGACCAGCGCCGGATCCCCACGGAGCGGCTGGGCCTCCGCGTCTCCATCAAGGAGCGCGTGGCGCAGGCCGGCGGGCTCGTGACGATCGAGTCGGCGCCGGGCGAGGGCACGGCCGTGCGGATCCGCTGGCCCGCCCCCGTGGAGCCCGACGCCGACGCCGCCGACGCCGTGCCGCGGCCGAGGGCGCGCGACGACCGGGCGACGCCGCCCCGCCCCGACCCCTCGGAGGCCGGCCGGTGA
- a CDS encoding purine-nucleoside phosphorylase, which translates to MTYSNPLESPDADPQEIARQAARQIAELTGVERHDVALTLGSGWGRAADLIGETTATIPATEVVGFSKPALEGHVGSLRSVLLPSGRRALVIGARTHYYEGHGVRRVVHSVRTAAATGATTMILTNGAGGIKRHWTPGTPVLISDHINLTADSPLEGATFVDLTDLYSARLRAIAHEVEPDLDEGVYCQFRGPHYETPAEVRMAEAIGGHIVGMSTALEAIAAREAGMEVLGMSLITNLAAGIQETPLSHEEVIEAGRAAEGRIGGMLARIVGAL; encoded by the coding sequence ATGACCTACAGCAACCCCCTCGAGTCGCCCGACGCGGACCCCCAGGAGATCGCGCGGCAGGCGGCCCGGCAGATCGCCGAGCTCACGGGCGTCGAGCGCCACGACGTCGCCCTCACCCTCGGCAGCGGATGGGGCCGCGCGGCGGACCTCATCGGCGAGACCACCGCGACCATCCCGGCCACCGAGGTCGTCGGCTTCTCGAAGCCCGCGCTGGAGGGCCACGTCGGCTCGCTGCGCAGCGTGCTGCTGCCGTCCGGCCGCCGCGCCCTCGTCATCGGCGCGCGCACCCACTACTACGAGGGCCACGGGGTCCGCCGCGTCGTGCACAGCGTGCGCACCGCGGCCGCGACCGGCGCCACCACGATGATCCTCACCAACGGCGCGGGCGGCATCAAGCGCCACTGGACGCCCGGCACGCCCGTGCTCATCAGCGACCACATCAACCTCACCGCCGACTCGCCGCTGGAGGGCGCGACGTTCGTCGACCTCACCGACCTGTACTCCGCGCGCCTCCGCGCGATCGCGCACGAGGTCGAGCCCGACCTCGACGAGGGCGTCTACTGCCAGTTCCGCGGGCCGCACTACGAGACGCCGGCCGAGGTGCGCATGGCGGAGGCCATCGGCGGCCACATCGTCGGCATGTCCACCGCGCTCGAGGCCATCGCGGCGCGCGAGGCGGGCATGGAGGTGCTCGGCATGTCGCTCATCACGAACCTCGCCGCGGGGATCCAGGAGACGCCGCTCAGCCACGAGGAGGTCATCGAGGCCGGCCGCGCCGCCGAGGGCCGCATCGGCGGGATGCTCGCGCGCATCGTGGGCGCCCTGTGA
- a CDS encoding response regulator transcription factor encodes MTETTQGSEPADEARPRVRVAVVDDHESVRLGLKAACLDAGYEFILAAADARELVEGLVGRECDVVVLDLSLGDGSSVTDNVKAAQGTGAAVLVHSIADRVASVREALAAGAAGVIPKSSATQTVMAAVATVARGDVLNNLEWATAIDADRDFAKAQLGRRERDVLHLYASGLPLKLVAQQLGIANSTAREYLDRIRVKYVEVGRPAPTKVDLLRRAVEDGILPGLDQDGGDAR; translated from the coding sequence ATGACCGAGACGACGCAGGGATCCGAACCGGCGGACGAGGCCCGCCCGCGCGTCCGCGTCGCGGTGGTCGACGACCACGAGTCGGTGCGCCTCGGCCTCAAGGCCGCGTGCCTCGACGCCGGGTACGAGTTCATCCTCGCGGCGGCCGACGCCCGCGAGCTCGTCGAGGGCCTGGTCGGCCGCGAGTGCGACGTGGTCGTGCTCGACCTGTCGCTGGGCGACGGCTCGTCCGTCACCGACAACGTGAAGGCCGCGCAGGGCACGGGCGCCGCGGTGCTCGTGCACAGCATCGCGGACCGCGTCGCGAGCGTCCGCGAGGCGCTCGCCGCCGGTGCGGCGGGCGTCATCCCGAAGTCCTCGGCCACCCAGACCGTCATGGCGGCCGTGGCCACCGTCGCCCGCGGCGACGTGCTCAACAACCTCGAGTGGGCCACCGCGATCGACGCCGACCGCGACTTCGCCAAGGCGCAGCTCGGCCGCCGCGAGCGCGACGTCCTGCACCTGTACGCGTCGGGCCTGCCCCTCAAGCTCGTGGCGCAGCAGCTCGGCATCGCCAACAGCACCGCGCGCGAGTACCTCGACCGGATCCGCGTGAAGTACGTCGAGGTCGGCCGGCCCGCGCCCACCAAGGTCGACCTCCTCCGCCGCGCCGTGGAGGACGGGATCCTCCCGGGGCTGGACCAGGACGGCGGCGATGCCCGCTAG
- a CDS encoding phospho-sugar mutase has translation MSREETAALVAAARAWQAQDPDPVTRAEVDALLARVDGSAPDASAAEREQASADLRDRFQTRLQFGTAGLRGELGAGPNRMNRVLVAQAAAGFADYLRSRSPRPSIVIGYDGRHNSRVFAEDTARIMAGAGVRTVLLPRALPTPVLAYAVKHLSVSAGVMVTASHNPARDNGYKVYLGDEDHGSQIVSPADRDIAAFIHKAAGERTVQQLPVADDYETAPESVIDSYVRETADLFAAPLAPLTWVYTPLHGVGWETAARVFAAVGVDAPVLVEAQAHPDPDFPTVAFPNPEEPGALDLAFQAAVRADAELIIANDPDADRLAVAIADEHGAWRRLSGNEVGMLLGLGIAERYAADGNTGTFASSLVSSPALEVVARELGFGYRETLTGFKWISRAPDLIYGYEEALGYLVAPWITSDKDGISAAVAVLHGVMLLKSRGQTIDDYDREFAERFGSFASDQISVRVTDLAVIPRIMAKLRQSPPATIGSRRVERMDDLADGFGDLPPSDVLRFHLGDGARLIVRPSGTEPKVKVYLDAQSTEGTVAERREAARAIIADLAQAVPQLLEV, from the coding sequence GTGAGCCGCGAGGAGACCGCGGCCCTCGTCGCCGCCGCGCGCGCCTGGCAGGCCCAGGACCCGGATCCCGTCACGCGCGCCGAGGTGGACGCGCTGCTCGCGCGCGTCGACGGATCCGCGCCCGACGCCTCCGCGGCCGAGCGCGAGCAGGCGTCCGCCGACCTCCGCGACCGGTTCCAGACCCGCCTCCAGTTCGGCACGGCCGGGCTCCGCGGCGAGCTGGGCGCGGGACCCAACCGCATGAACCGCGTGCTCGTCGCGCAGGCCGCCGCCGGGTTCGCCGACTACCTGCGCAGCCGCAGCCCGCGGCCGAGCATCGTCATCGGCTACGACGGGCGGCACAACTCGCGCGTCTTCGCGGAGGACACCGCGCGGATCATGGCGGGCGCCGGCGTCCGCACCGTGCTCCTCCCCCGCGCGCTGCCCACGCCCGTGCTCGCGTACGCCGTGAAGCACCTCTCCGTGAGCGCCGGCGTCATGGTCACGGCCTCGCACAACCCCGCCCGCGACAACGGCTACAAGGTCTACCTCGGCGACGAGGACCACGGGTCGCAGATCGTCAGCCCCGCCGACCGCGACATCGCCGCCTTCATCCACAAGGCGGCGGGCGAGCGGACGGTGCAGCAGCTGCCCGTCGCCGACGACTACGAGACCGCGCCCGAGTCCGTCATCGACTCCTACGTGCGGGAGACCGCGGACCTCTTCGCGGCCCCGCTCGCGCCGCTCACCTGGGTGTACACGCCGCTGCACGGCGTCGGGTGGGAGACCGCGGCGCGTGTCTTCGCGGCCGTCGGCGTGGACGCGCCGGTGCTCGTGGAGGCGCAGGCGCATCCCGACCCCGACTTCCCGACGGTGGCGTTCCCCAACCCGGAGGAGCCCGGCGCCCTCGACCTCGCGTTCCAGGCGGCCGTGCGGGCCGACGCGGAGCTGATCATCGCCAACGACCCCGACGCCGACCGCCTCGCGGTCGCCATCGCCGACGAGCACGGCGCCTGGCGCCGCCTGTCGGGCAACGAGGTCGGCATGCTCCTCGGGCTCGGCATCGCCGAGCGCTACGCGGCGGACGGCAACACGGGCACCTTCGCGTCGAGCCTGGTCTCCTCGCCCGCGCTCGAGGTCGTCGCGCGCGAGCTCGGCTTCGGCTACCGCGAGACGCTCACGGGCTTCAAGTGGATCTCGCGGGCGCCCGACCTCATCTACGGCTACGAGGAGGCGCTCGGCTACCTCGTGGCGCCGTGGATCACGAGCGACAAGGACGGCATCTCGGCCGCCGTCGCGGTGCTGCACGGCGTGATGCTGCTGAAGTCGCGCGGTCAGACCATCGACGACTACGACCGCGAGTTCGCCGAGCGGTTCGGCTCCTTCGCGAGCGACCAGATCTCGGTGCGCGTCACCGACCTCGCCGTCATCCCGCGCATCATGGCGAAGCTCCGCCAGTCGCCGCCCGCGACGATCGGCTCGCGCCGGGTCGAGCGGATGGACGACCTCGCCGACGGCTTCGGCGACCTGCCGCCGAGCGACGTGCTCCGCTTCCACCTGGGCGACGGCGCGCGGCTCATCGTGCGACCGAGCGGCACCGAGCCGAAGGTCAAGGTCTACCTCGACGCGCAGAGCACCGAGGGGACCGTCGCCGAGCGGCGGGAGGCGGCGCGGGCGATCATCGCCGACCTCGCGCAGGCCGTCCCGCAGCTGCTCGAGGTCTGA
- a CDS encoding acetyl/propionyl/methylcrotonyl-CoA carboxylase subunit alpha, whose product MTRVNKVLIANRGEIAVRIIRAARDAGIGSVAVYADQDRDALHVTLADEAYALDGQTSADTYLVIAKILSIARRSGADAVHPGYGFLAENADFAQQVIDAGLIWIGPSPSAIEQLGDKVTARHVAERVGAPLAPGTLNPVSGAAEVLDFVDVHGLPVAIKAAFGGGGRGLKVARTREEVPELFESATREAVAAFGRGECFVEKYLDRPRHVETQCLADSAGNVVVISTRDCSLQRRHQKLVEEAPAPFLTDEQNAQLYAASKAILREVGYVGAGTCEFLVAQDGTISFLEVNTRLQVEHPVSEEVTGIDLVREQFRIAAGGLIDYDDPAPRGHSFEFRINGEDPGRGFFPAPGPVHVFQAPGGPGVRVDSGVRAGDEVSGAFDSLLAKLIVTGSSREDALERSRRALDEFEVQGLPTVLPFHRAIVRDPAFAPADGAPFSVYTRWIETEFDNTIEPWSGALDAAAEAPARHTVVVEVGGKRIEVSLPEDLAPAGGGSSTRRGAAAPARRKQAGAVDTSGGGSVTSPMQATVVKLAVEEGQQVVKGDLLVVLEAMKMEQPLTAHRDGAVTGLAAEVGQTVPSGHRLLDIV is encoded by the coding sequence ATGACGCGTGTGAACAAGGTCCTCATCGCCAACCGGGGCGAGATCGCCGTCCGCATCATCCGGGCGGCGAGGGATGCGGGGATCGGCTCGGTCGCGGTCTACGCCGACCAGGACCGCGACGCGCTGCACGTCACGCTCGCCGACGAGGCCTACGCCCTCGACGGGCAGACCAGCGCGGACACGTACCTCGTCATCGCGAAGATCCTCTCGATCGCCCGCCGCTCCGGCGCGGACGCGGTGCACCCGGGCTACGGCTTCCTCGCCGAGAACGCGGACTTCGCCCAGCAGGTCATCGACGCCGGCCTCATCTGGATCGGCCCCTCGCCGAGCGCCATCGAGCAGCTCGGCGACAAGGTCACCGCACGGCACGTGGCCGAGCGCGTGGGCGCGCCGCTCGCACCGGGCACGCTCAACCCCGTCTCGGGTGCCGCCGAGGTCCTCGACTTCGTGGACGTGCACGGGCTCCCCGTCGCGATCAAGGCGGCGTTCGGCGGCGGCGGCCGCGGCCTCAAGGTCGCCCGCACCCGCGAGGAGGTGCCGGAGCTGTTCGAGTCCGCCACCCGCGAGGCCGTCGCGGCGTTCGGCCGCGGCGAGTGCTTCGTCGAGAAGTACCTCGACCGCCCGCGCCACGTCGAGACCCAGTGCCTCGCGGACTCCGCCGGCAACGTCGTCGTGATCTCCACCCGCGACTGCTCGCTCCAGCGCCGCCACCAGAAGCTCGTCGAGGAGGCGCCCGCGCCGTTCCTCACCGACGAGCAGAACGCGCAGCTCTACGCGGCGTCCAAGGCGATCCTCCGCGAGGTCGGCTACGTCGGCGCCGGCACGTGCGAGTTCCTCGTCGCGCAGGACGGCACCATCTCCTTCCTCGAGGTGAACACCCGCCTCCAGGTCGAGCACCCCGTCTCCGAGGAGGTCACGGGCATCGACCTCGTGCGCGAGCAGTTCCGCATCGCCGCGGGCGGCCTCATCGACTACGACGACCCGGCGCCGCGCGGCCACTCGTTCGAGTTCCGCATCAACGGCGAGGACCCGGGCCGCGGCTTCTTCCCCGCCCCCGGTCCCGTCCACGTGTTCCAGGCGCCCGGCGGCCCCGGCGTGCGCGTCGACTCCGGCGTCCGCGCGGGCGACGAGGTCTCGGGCGCGTTCGACTCGCTGCTCGCGAAGCTCATCGTCACGGGATCCAGCCGCGAGGACGCCCTCGAGCGCTCGCGTCGGGCGCTCGACGAGTTCGAGGTGCAGGGCCTGCCGACCGTGCTGCCCTTCCACCGCGCGATCGTGCGCGACCCCGCCTTCGCGCCCGCCGACGGCGCGCCCTTCTCCGTCTACACGCGCTGGATCGAGACCGAGTTCGACAACACCATCGAGCCCTGGTCGGGTGCGCTGGACGCCGCAGCGGAGGCGCCCGCGCGGCACACCGTCGTGGTCGAGGTCGGCGGCAAGCGCATCGAGGTGAGCCTCCCCGAGGACCTCGCCCCCGCGGGCGGCGGATCGTCGACCCGCCGCGGCGCAGCCGCTCCCGCGCGGCGCAAGCAGGCGGGCGCGGTCGACACCTCCGGCGGCGGATCCGTCACCTCCCCCATGCAGGCCACCGTCGTGAAGCTCGCCGTCGAGGAGGGCCAGCAGGTCGTCAAGGGCGACCTCCTCGTGGTCCTCGAGGCGATGAAGATGGAGCAGCCCCTCACGGCCCACCGCGACGGCGCCGTCACCGGGCTCGCGGCCGAGGTCGGCCAGACCGTCCCGTCGGGGCACCGCCTGCTCGACATCGTCTAG
- a CDS encoding class I SAM-dependent RNA methyltransferase, translating into MGEQVGREVEVDVTNIAHGGVSVARHDGRVIFVSDAIPGERVRARITEDSKKSFWRADTVEVLDASPHRRPHVWAEASVDRAPEDRVGGAELGHIALAHQRELKRQVVVDSLSRMARVDRDVEVQALPGDDEADGLGWRTRVSLHVGDDGLVGPYSSRSHRVIPVESLPLATAGVNGAAPFGQRFPGVEGIDLVAPADGHVRMLLIDGKPQRRDTITERVRDREFRLEAGGFWQVHRRAAETLYDAVQSSIDEALFDPRAANLDLYGGVGLLAAAVGDRFGDTVRITSVESDEVATEFAGDNLAEWVGAASLTARVDRYLQQLAREASPAERRRLQGATVVLDPPRAGAKKPVVDALAELHPAQVVYVACDPVALARDVALFAERGYELRSVRSFDLFPHTHHVESVAVLVPAAS; encoded by the coding sequence ATGGGTGAGCAGGTGGGCCGCGAGGTCGAGGTGGACGTGACCAACATCGCGCACGGGGGAGTCTCCGTGGCGCGGCACGACGGCCGGGTGATCTTCGTCTCGGACGCGATCCCCGGCGAGCGGGTGCGCGCCCGCATCACGGAGGACTCGAAGAAGTCCTTCTGGCGCGCCGACACGGTCGAGGTGCTCGACGCGTCCCCGCACCGCCGCCCGCACGTCTGGGCCGAGGCCTCCGTCGACCGCGCGCCCGAGGACCGGGTCGGCGGCGCCGAGCTCGGCCACATCGCCCTCGCCCACCAGCGCGAGCTCAAGCGGCAGGTCGTCGTCGACTCCCTGTCCCGCATGGCGCGCGTCGACCGCGACGTCGAGGTCCAGGCCCTCCCCGGCGACGACGAGGCGGACGGCCTCGGCTGGCGCACGCGCGTCAGCCTGCACGTCGGCGACGACGGCCTGGTCGGCCCCTACTCCTCGCGCTCCCACCGGGTGATCCCCGTGGAGTCGCTCCCGCTCGCGACGGCGGGCGTCAACGGCGCCGCGCCCTTCGGCCAGCGCTTCCCCGGCGTCGAGGGGATCGACCTCGTCGCCCCCGCCGACGGCCACGTGCGCATGCTCCTCATCGACGGCAAGCCGCAGCGCCGCGACACCATCACCGAGCGCGTGCGCGACCGCGAGTTCCGGCTCGAGGCGGGCGGCTTCTGGCAGGTGCACCGCCGCGCGGCCGAGACCCTCTACGACGCCGTGCAGTCCTCCATCGACGAGGCGCTGTTCGACCCCCGCGCCGCGAACCTCGACCTCTACGGCGGGGTGGGCCTCCTGGCCGCCGCCGTGGGCGACCGCTTCGGCGACACCGTGCGGATCACGAGCGTGGAGAGCGACGAGGTCGCCACCGAGTTCGCGGGCGACAACCTCGCCGAGTGGGTGGGCGCCGCGTCGCTCACCGCGCGCGTCGACCGCTACCTCCAGCAGCTCGCCCGCGAGGCGAGCCCGGCCGAGCGCCGCCGCCTCCAGGGCGCCACCGTCGTGCTCGACCCGCCGCGCGCGGGCGCCAAGAAGCCCGTTGTCGACGCGCTCGCCGAGCTGCACCCGGCGCAGGTCGTCTACGTCGCCTGCGACCCGGTGGCGCTCGCCCGCGACGTCGCGCTGTTCGCGGAGCGCGGCTACGAGCTCCGCTCGGTGCGCTCCTTCGACCTCTTCCCGCACACCCACCACGTCGAGAGCGTGGCGGTGCTGGTGCCCGCCGCCTCCTGA
- a CDS encoding MerR family transcriptional regulator — MRITELADATGVAPATVKYYVREGLVPAGARVSDNRTEYDDEHVRRVRLVRALIDVGRLPVARAREVLGVLDDDERQVQDVFAVAQDALTPGPPPTDPPPADALARVDAVTRDAGWCVLEGHAGRAQAARAVDAFERSGHRMEDAYLARYAEAAGIQADADLGAVRGRHDRTAMAELMVVGTVLGDHLAAGFRRIAQATVSMPVAGPTGGAS; from the coding sequence ATGCGCATCACCGAGCTCGCCGACGCCACCGGCGTCGCACCCGCCACCGTCAAGTACTACGTGCGCGAGGGCCTCGTCCCCGCCGGCGCGCGCGTGAGCGACAACCGCACCGAGTACGACGACGAGCACGTGCGCCGGGTCCGCCTGGTCCGCGCGCTCATCGACGTCGGGCGGCTGCCGGTCGCCCGGGCGCGCGAGGTGCTGGGCGTGCTCGACGACGACGAGCGGCAGGTGCAGGACGTGTTCGCGGTGGCGCAGGACGCGCTCACGCCGGGGCCGCCGCCGACGGATCCGCCGCCCGCCGACGCGCTCGCCCGCGTCGACGCCGTCACCCGGGACGCCGGCTGGTGCGTCCTCGAGGGCCACGCGGGACGCGCCCAGGCCGCGCGGGCCGTGGACGCGTTCGAGCGGTCCGGCCACCGCATGGAGGACGCCTACCTCGCGCGCTACGCGGAGGCGGCGGGGATCCAGGCGGACGCCGACCTCGGGGCGGTGCGCGGCCGGCACGACCGCACCGCGATGGCCGAGCTGATGGTCGTGGGCACGGTGCTCGGCGACCACCTGGCCGCGGGGTTCCGGCGCATCGCGCAGGCGACCGTCTCGATGCCGGTCGCCGGCCCGACGGGCGGCGCGTCGTGA
- a CDS encoding Maf family protein, translated as MTTRLHLASTSPARLALLRSAGIEPVVLPSAVDEPAAVAAAEARQGPLAPADMVQLLARAKAEAVVGQLVAGAPITGLVLGGDSAFEIDGVVHGKPHTVARATERWRAQRGREGRLHSGHWLIEVADGRIVRGIGRAAVADVRFRADITDAEIDAYVATGEPLLVAGSFTIDSLGAAFIERIQGDPSTVVGLSLPTLRGLVRELDTEWTDLWNRQGAVEARLV; from the coding sequence GTGACCACGCGCCTGCACCTCGCCTCCACGTCCCCCGCCCGCCTGGCCCTCCTGCGATCCGCGGGCATCGAGCCCGTCGTGCTCCCGTCCGCCGTCGACGAGCCCGCCGCGGTCGCCGCCGCGGAGGCGCGCCAGGGGCCGCTGGCACCCGCGGACATGGTGCAGCTGCTCGCGCGCGCCAAGGCCGAGGCGGTCGTGGGGCAGCTCGTCGCCGGCGCGCCGATCACGGGCCTCGTGCTCGGTGGCGACTCGGCCTTCGAGATCGACGGCGTGGTGCACGGCAAGCCGCACACGGTCGCGCGGGCGACCGAGCGCTGGCGCGCGCAGCGGGGCCGCGAGGGCCGCCTGCACTCCGGCCACTGGCTGATCGAGGTGGCCGACGGCCGCATCGTGCGCGGCATCGGCCGTGCCGCGGTCGCCGACGTGCGCTTCCGCGCCGACATCACCGACGCCGAGATCGACGCCTACGTCGCCACGGGCGAGCCGCTCCTCGTCGCCGGGTCCTTCACCATCGACAGCCTCGGGGCGGCCTTCATCGAGCGGATCCAGGGCGACCCGAGCACGGTCGTCGGCTTGTCGCTCCCCACCCTCCGCGGGCTCGTGCGCGAGCTGGACACGGAGTGGACCGACCTGTGGAACCGGCAGGGCGCGGTCGAGGCGCGCCTGGTCTGA
- a CDS encoding PTS sugar transporter subunit IIB: protein MKVVAICGVGIGTSGILKVNAERALARLGIDADVTAADLASVASLGEDAQVILTSPELVDRIGATYADVVVIENYFDLEEISAKLDAALG from the coding sequence ATGAAGGTCGTCGCGATCTGCGGTGTCGGCATCGGCACGTCCGGCATCCTGAAGGTCAACGCCGAGCGGGCGCTCGCGCGCCTCGGCATCGACGCGGACGTCACGGCGGCCGACCTCGCGAGCGTCGCGTCGCTCGGCGAGGACGCGCAGGTCATCCTCACGTCGCCCGAGCTGGTCGACCGCATCGGCGCGACCTACGCCGACGTCGTCGTGATCGAGAACTACTTCGACCTCGAGGAGATCTCGGCCAAGCTCGACGCCGCGCTGGGCTGA
- a CDS encoding NAD(P)H-quinone dehydrogenase, with the protein MGYEFEATQRIAVLGGGPGGYEAAIAGAQLGAEVTLVERVGVGGSAVMTDVVPSKTLIATAEATNALGEAADLGVQFFSRGEQSRRPVRPEVAVNLQAVNDRLLRLARQQSEDMKSSLIRAGVRIVQGEGRLDGPNRIIVSTGRGGGGTDFDEIDADTTVISTGASPRILETAKPDGERILTWTQLYTMDSVPEHLIVVGSGVTGAEFASAYTALGAKVTLISSRDQVLPGEDADAARVIEDVFTRNGMTVLSKSRAESVVRQGDGVVATLSDGRVVEGSHCLMAVGSVPNTAGIGLEEAGVQLSDSGHIRVNRVARTSVPSVYAAGDCTTFLPLASVASMQGRTAVYHAMGDAVNPTELRNVTSNIFTQPEIATVGWSQKQIEEGLAQGDIYKLPLASNPRAKMQNVKDGFVKLFARTGSGTVIGGVIVAPKASELIFPLALAVEHRLTVDDVARAFTVYPSLSGSISDAARAMHIVL; encoded by the coding sequence ATGGGATACGAGTTCGAGGCCACGCAGCGCATCGCCGTCCTCGGAGGGGGCCCGGGCGGGTACGAGGCCGCCATCGCCGGAGCGCAGCTCGGCGCCGAGGTCACGCTCGTCGAGCGCGTGGGCGTGGGCGGCTCCGCGGTGATGACCGACGTGGTCCCCTCGAAGACCCTCATCGCCACCGCGGAGGCCACCAACGCGCTCGGCGAGGCGGCCGACCTCGGCGTCCAGTTCTTCTCCCGCGGCGAGCAGAGCCGCCGGCCGGTGCGTCCCGAGGTCGCCGTCAACCTGCAGGCCGTCAACGACCGGCTGCTGCGCCTCGCGCGCCAGCAGTCCGAGGACATGAAGTCGAGCCTCATCCGCGCGGGCGTCCGCATCGTGCAGGGCGAGGGCCGGCTGGACGGGCCGAACCGCATCATCGTCTCCACGGGCCGCGGGGGCGGCGGCACCGACTTCGACGAGATCGACGCCGACACCACGGTCATCTCCACGGGCGCGAGCCCCCGCATCCTCGAGACCGCGAAGCCCGACGGCGAGCGGATCCTCACCTGGACGCAGCTCTACACGATGGACTCCGTGCCCGAGCACCTCATCGTCGTCGGATCCGGCGTCACGGGCGCCGAGTTCGCGTCGGCCTACACGGCGCTCGGCGCGAAGGTCACGCTCATCTCCTCCCGCGACCAGGTGCTGCCCGGCGAGGACGCCGACGCCGCCCGCGTCATCGAGGACGTCTTCACGCGCAACGGCATGACCGTGCTGTCGAAGTCGCGCGCCGAGTCGGTCGTCCGCCAGGGCGACGGCGTGGTCGCGACCCTCAGCGACGGCCGCGTCGTCGAGGGCAGCCACTGCCTCATGGCGGTCGGATCCGTGCCGAACACCGCGGGGATCGGCCTGGAGGAGGCGGGCGTCCAGCTCAGCGACTCCGGCCACATCCGCGTCAACCGCGTCGCGCGCACCTCCGTGCCGAGCGTCTACGCGGCCGGCGACTGCACCACGTTCCTGCCGCTCGCGTCGGTCGCGTCGATGCAGGGCCGCACGGCCGTCTACCACGCGATGGGCGACGCGGTGAACCCCACCGAGCTCCGCAACGTGACCTCGAACATCTTCACCCAGCCGGAGATCGCCACGGTCGGCTGGTCGCAGAAGCAGATCGAGGAGGGCCTCGCGCAGGGCGACATCTACAAGCTGCCGCTCGCCTCGAACCCCCGCGCCAAGATGCAGAACGTGAAGGACGGCTTCGTGAAGCTGTTCGCGCGCACCGGCTCCGGCACCGTCATCGGCGGCGTCATCGTGGCGCCCAAGGCGAGCGAGCTGATCTTCCCGCTCGCGCTCGCGGTGGAGCACCGGCTCACGGTCGACGACGTCGCGCGCGCGTTCACGGTCTACCCGTCGCTGTCGGGGAGCATCTCCGACGCGGCGCGCGCGATGCACATCGTGCTCTGA